AATACTTGCTCGTATTCGCGATCTGGCAGCTCTCTCCGTGCGACGCCCCTTCCGTCGGTCAGCATCGATCTCACTGGAGTGCGGCTCCATCTCGACCTATTCTTTCGCGAAGCTCGGCCTTATGGGCCCGCATAGGCTGATCGCTTTGAAGCGGCGACGGCGAACTGGAGAGCGTTGAACGCATTCCACTCTTGGGCGTGGCCTCGATTTTGGCGCGCCGCTGCGCGAATTTACGAATTTCTGATACCGTGTTAAAATCCGTTCCATGAAACTTACGACCTTCACGGACTTCGGCCTGCGGGCATTGATCCTTCTGGCCAGCCGGAAGGACGAGGTGTTGAGCGCGGCGGCGATCGCCGACTATTTCAGCGTGTCGCGGCATCACATGGCGAAAGTGCTGCAAGAGCTCGCCGCCTCCGGCTATGTCGAGGGAATCCGCGGCGCACAGGGCGGCGTTCGTCTTGCCAAGGACCCGCGCGACATTCGCGTCGGCGACGTCGTGCGCAGCCTCGACAAGGAACAGGCGCTGGTCGACTGCTTTCGCGACGGATGGAATGACTGCGCGCTTTTGCCGCGCTGCCGGCTGAAAGGCATGCTGGCGAACGCGCAGCAGGGCTTTCTGCGCGAGCTCGATCGCTTCACCATCAGCGACTGCCTTGAAAAGACGGAAGCTGCGTCAATTCCAAAACTCGCCGAATAGGATCGGCTGGCGTCTCGAAGGGCGGCGAGGCTCTTTGGAAGGCTTCTTGACGTGCGCGCCGATTAATAGGTATTTCATCTGCTGATTTAGCGCCCGGACCTCGGAGCGCTCGATCAGCATCGAAAGGCCGGAGGAGGCGCAGATGTTCTGTTATCAATGCGAGCAGACCTATCGTTCGGACGAGGGCGCGGGCTGCGCCGGGTCGAAGGGCATGTGTGGCAAGGACGCCGCGACTTCGGATTTGCAGGACGTGCTGCTGCATGTCTGCGAGGGGATCGGCCAATATCTGCATCGCGCCCGCGCGCTCGGCGCGACGGACGTCCAGGCCGACCGCTTCGTGCTCTATGCATTCTTCACCACGCTGACCAACGTCAATTTCAATGCATCAAAATTTGTGCTCCTGATCCAACAGGCAGGCGAAATCAAGAAGCGCGTCCAGGCGCTCTACGAAGCGGCTGCGGCAAGCGCGGGAAAGGCGCCCGAAGCCCTCGCGGGCGCGGCCGCTTTCATTCCCGCAGCCGAACTCGATGGGCTCCTCACCCAGGCGGCCGTGGCGTCCGTGAAAAAGGACGCGGTTGTGCTCGGCGCGGATGTCGTCGGGCTTCGATCGTTGGTCCTTTATGGACTGAAGGGCGTCTGCGCTTACGCGCATCACGCCGAGGTGCTCGGCGAGGAGCGGGACGCGATCTACGAAGCGGTCGAGCATGCGCTCGATCTCCTCGCCGGCGGCTCCGAGGAAATCGGCCCGCTGCTCGAAGAAGCTCTGGCGCTCGGCCGCGCCAATTTCCTCGCCATGGAGGCGCTCGATGCCGCCAACACCGGCAATTTCGGAACGCCCGAGCCGACGCGGGTCCGCGTGACGCCCAGAAAGGGAAAGGCGGTGCTCGTTTCCGGTCACGATATGAAGGATCTCTGCGCCATTCTCGAAGCCACCAAGGACAAGGGAATCGACGTCTACACGCATGGCGAATTGCTCCCCGCGCACTCCTATCCCAAGCTCAAGGCTTATCCGCATCTCGCCGGCAATTACGGCGGCGCCTGGCAGGATCAACAAAGGGAGTTCGCCGAGTTTCCCGGTCCGATCGTCATGACCTCCAACTGTCTGATCGAGCCGCAGCCGCGCTATCGCGGCCGCATCTTCACCGCCGGGCCGGTCGGCTGGCCGGGAATTCGGCATATCGAGAACGGCGATTTCTCCATCGTCGCGCAAGCGGCCGCCGCTCTGCCGGGTTTCGCGGAGGATGCGGCCGAGGAGACCGTCACCATTGGATTTGGCCGCGACACGGTGCTCGGCGTCGCCGACAAGGTGATCGAGGCGGTGAAGGCGGGGGCGATCCGCCACTTCTTCCTGGTCGGCGGCTGCGACGGCGCGGCGCCGGGACGAAACTATTATACCGACTTCGCCGAGCATGCGCCGCAGGACACGGTGGTGTTGACACTCGGCTGCGGCAAATATCGCTTCAATCGATATGACTTCGGAACGATCGGCGGCTTGCCCCGCCTCCTCGACATGGGCCAGTGCAACGACGCCTATTCGGCTCTCGTCGTCGCGACCAAGCTCGCCGAGGCTTTCGGCGTGGGCGTGAACGAATTGCCATTGTCGTTGATCGTTTCCTGGTTCGAGCAGAAAGCCGCCGCCGTGCTGCTGACCCTGCTGGCGCTGGGGGTGCGCAATGTTCGGCTCGGCCCGACGCTGCCGGCCTTTCTGACGCCGGCGCTGATCGATGTGCTGGTCGAAAAATTCGGCGTGCTGCCGATCACGGACGCCAAGGCCGACATCGAAGCTTCGCTCGCGCGGGCCGCGTGACGTTCGAGCGCAGCCTCGCGCCCGGGCGTCACGAGATGCCCGGGCGAAGCCTCATTCCCACATCGGATTTTCCCGCATGTTCAAGGTCAATCTCGTCACGCGCGATGGCGCGTCGCTTACTTTCGACGCCGATTCCTCCGACACGCTGCTCGACGCCGCGGCGAAGGCGAATATTTTTCTACCCGCCGCCTGCCGCGAAGGCGGCTGTGGAACCTGCCGCGTGACGCGCAAAGCGGGCGTCGTGGCGCTCGGGCCTTACAGCCGGTCGGCGCTCTCCGACGCCGACCGCGCCGCGGGCGACATTCTGTTGTGTCGCGCCGAGGCGCATAGCGATCTCGAGCTGACGGCGCCGTTCGACAAAGCCGCCATCGGTTTTTCTCGCGTTCCCGAGCGCAGCGCCCGCATCACCGACATCGCGCCCGCCGGCACCGGCACCGTCCGGCTCGTTCTTCGGTATGAGGACGACCCCACGCATGGACGCGCGGCGGAATTCATTCCCGGGCAATTCATGGAGCTCACGCTTCCGGGAACGTCGATCACCCGCGCTTATTCGCTCGCCAATACGCCCAATTGGGAGGGAACGCTGGAGTTCTCGATTCGGCTGCATCCGCAGGGGGCATTCTCGGCCTATCTCCGGGGCCGGGCCGAAATCGGCGACGCGCTTTGCGTCAGAGGCCCGCAAGGCAGCTTCGTCGTCGACGAGGCCAGCCAGGCGCCGCGTTGGTTCGTCGCCGGCGGCACGGGGGTCGCACCGATATTGTCCATGCTGCGTC
The sequence above is a segment of the Methylosinus trichosporium OB3b genome. Coding sequences within it:
- a CDS encoding Rrf2 family transcriptional regulator — its product is MKLTTFTDFGLRALILLASRKDEVLSAAAIADYFSVSRHHMAKVLQELAASGYVEGIRGAQGGVRLAKDPRDIRVGDVVRSLDKEQALVDCFRDGWNDCALLPRCRLKGMLANAQQGFLRELDRFTISDCLEKTEAASIPKLAE
- the hcp gene encoding hydroxylamine reductase, whose protein sequence is MFCYQCEQTYRSDEGAGCAGSKGMCGKDAATSDLQDVLLHVCEGIGQYLHRARALGATDVQADRFVLYAFFTTLTNVNFNASKFVLLIQQAGEIKKRVQALYEAAAASAGKAPEALAGAAAFIPAAELDGLLTQAAVASVKKDAVVLGADVVGLRSLVLYGLKGVCAYAHHAEVLGEERDAIYEAVEHALDLLAGGSEEIGPLLEEALALGRANFLAMEALDAANTGNFGTPEPTRVRVTPRKGKAVLVSGHDMKDLCAILEATKDKGIDVYTHGELLPAHSYPKLKAYPHLAGNYGGAWQDQQREFAEFPGPIVMTSNCLIEPQPRYRGRIFTAGPVGWPGIRHIENGDFSIVAQAAAALPGFAEDAAEETVTIGFGRDTVLGVADKVIEAVKAGAIRHFFLVGGCDGAAPGRNYYTDFAEHAPQDTVVLTLGCGKYRFNRYDFGTIGGLPRLLDMGQCNDAYSALVVATKLAEAFGVGVNELPLSLIVSWFEQKAAAVLLTLLALGVRNVRLGPTLPAFLTPALIDVLVEKFGVLPITDAKADIEASLARAA
- a CDS encoding 2Fe-2S iron-sulfur cluster-binding protein — encoded protein: MFKVNLVTRDGASLTFDADSSDTLLDAAAKANIFLPAACREGGCGTCRVTRKAGVVALGPYSRSALSDADRAAGDILLCRAEAHSDLELTAPFDKAAIGFSRVPERSARITDIAPAGTGTVRLVLRYEDDPTHGRAAEFIPGQFMELTLPGTSITRAYSLANTPNWEGTLEFSIRLHPQGAFSAYLRGRAEIGDALCVRGPQGSFVVDEASQAPRWFVAGGTGVAPILSMLRQMAELGDARDARLFFGVNTQDELFATDVVEELSTSLPDFGATLCVWRPGPDWSGFAGTPAEALAAALADSSTRPDIYVCGPSALIEATETVALAGGVPHDRIFSERFSPA